From the genome of Cognaticolwellia beringensis, one region includes:
- the cysD gene encoding sulfate adenylyltransferase subunit CysD, which yields MHLTHLQKLEAESIHIIREVAAEFDNPVMLYSVGKDSAVLLHLARKAFAPGKIPFPLLHVDTNWKFKEMIEFRDQMAKEYGFDLLVHKNPEGIAMNISPFEHGSAKHTDVMKTQGLKQALDQYGFDAAFGGARRDEEKSRAKERVYSFRDKNHRWDPKSQRPELWNIYNGKVNKGESIRVFPLSNWTELDIWQYIYLEGIKIVPLYLAEKRPVVERDGSLIMVDDERMPIGKDEVVQMKSVRFRTLGCYPLTGAVESTATTLPEIIQEMLLTKTSERQGRVIDHDSSGSMEKKKMEGYF from the coding sequence ATGCATTTAACCCATTTACAAAAGCTAGAAGCCGAATCTATTCACATTATTCGAGAAGTTGCCGCAGAATTTGATAATCCTGTGATGCTTTACTCGGTTGGGAAAGACTCTGCCGTTCTTCTTCATCTTGCCCGAAAAGCCTTTGCACCTGGAAAAATCCCTTTTCCGCTTTTACATGTTGATACCAATTGGAAATTCAAAGAAATGATTGAATTTCGTGATCAAATGGCGAAGGAATATGGTTTTGACCTACTGGTACATAAGAACCCAGAAGGTATAGCCATGAATATTAGTCCTTTTGAACACGGTAGTGCTAAGCATACCGATGTGATGAAAACCCAAGGATTAAAACAAGCCCTTGATCAATATGGTTTTGACGCTGCATTTGGTGGCGCACGTCGTGACGAAGAAAAGTCTCGCGCGAAAGAGCGTGTGTATTCATTTCGTGATAAAAACCATCGTTGGGACCCTAAAAGTCAACGTCCAGAATTGTGGAATATTTATAACGGCAAAGTTAATAAAGGCGAAAGTATTCGCGTATTTCCATTGTCGAATTGGACCGAGCTTGATATTTGGCAATATATCTATTTAGAAGGCATTAAAATTGTGCCGCTTTATTTAGCTGAAAAACGTCCTGTAGTTGAACGCGATGGCAGTTTAATTATGGTTGACGACGAGCGTATGCCAATTGGTAAAGATGAAGTGGTACAAATGAAAAGTGTGCGCTTTAGAACTTTAGGTTGTTACCCGTTAACTGGTGCAGTTGAGTCAACAGCAACGACGTTACCTGAAATTATTCAAGAAATGCTATTAACAAAAACCTCTGAACGCCAAGGCCGTGTTATTGATCACGATTCGTCTGGCTCAATGGAGAAGAAAAAAATGGAAGGTTATTTTTAA
- a CDS encoding four helix bundle protein, whose protein sequence is MNFEKLDVWKRAARLSADIYKQTSSLRDFGFRDQITRSGLSVPSNIAEGMTRETPKDKRHFITIARSSLAELRTQIYIGIDIGYLPKDKSQYWIKETEELSAMLTGLRNSI, encoded by the coding sequence ATGAACTTTGAAAAGCTAGATGTTTGGAAAAGAGCTGCTCGGTTATCTGCTGATATTTATAAACAGACGAGTTCTTTACGTGATTTTGGGTTTCGGGATCAAATAACGCGTTCTGGTTTGTCAGTGCCAAGTAATATCGCAGAAGGTATGACACGCGAGACGCCAAAAGATAAAAGGCATTTTATAACCATAGCTAGATCATCTTTGGCGGAGCTTCGAACACAAATTTATATTGGTATAGATATTGGCTATTTACCTAAAGATAAAAGCCAATACTGGATTAAAGAAACAGAAGAGTTATCAGCAATGTTAACAGGGCTGAGGAATTCGATTTAA
- the cysN gene encoding sulfate adenylyltransferase subunit CysN gives MIDSPEKNIVENGLLETDIEAYLKQHENKEMVRFFTCGSVDDGKSTLIGRLLHDSKMIFEDQLAAIKNDSKKSGTTGEAIDLALLVDGLQSEREQGITIDVAYRYFATDKRKFIIADTPGHEQYTRNMATGASTCDLAIILIDARHGVQVQTRRHSFICSLLGIKHVLVAVNKMDLVDYSQERYQEIKKDYRNFADDLAFEDVRFVPISALNGDNVVEESSNMSWYPGATLMKLLNTIKVDDQKSFTQFRLQVQYVNRPNLDFRGFAGTVGSGHVRVGDEIVALPSGKESKIKSIVTFEGDIERADHGMAVTLTLEDEIDISRGEMIVKKGHIPSSAKELSATIVWMHEDELEPGREYYIKHGSKLTTGHAVKIDHRIDVNTLEKFDVDQLALNEIGVAHFEVSEALHFDAYGDNKATGAFIIIDRLSNVTVGAGMINGALEAQQEHQYSAFEKELNTLVRKHFPHWGARDLLK, from the coding sequence ATGATAGATTCACCTGAGAAAAATATAGTAGAAAATGGCTTACTTGAAACAGATATTGAAGCTTATTTAAAGCAGCATGAAAACAAAGAAATGGTGCGCTTTTTTACTTGTGGTAGCGTTGATGATGGCAAAAGTACCTTAATTGGCCGGTTATTACACGATTCTAAAATGATCTTTGAAGATCAATTAGCGGCGATTAAAAACGACAGTAAAAAGTCGGGTACTACCGGTGAAGCAATTGACTTAGCCTTGCTAGTTGATGGTTTGCAGTCAGAACGCGAGCAGGGCATTACTATTGATGTTGCTTATCGTTATTTTGCCACTGATAAACGTAAGTTTATTATTGCTGATACTCCTGGCCATGAGCAATACACACGTAATATGGCGACAGGCGCCTCTACTTGTGACTTGGCAATTATTTTGATTGATGCTCGCCACGGTGTGCAAGTGCAAACTCGTCGTCATTCATTTATTTGTTCTTTGTTAGGCATTAAGCATGTTCTAGTTGCTGTGAACAAAATGGACTTGGTTGACTATAGCCAAGAGCGTTACCAAGAAATTAAAAAAGACTATCGTAATTTTGCTGATGACTTAGCTTTTGAAGATGTGCGCTTTGTACCCATTTCAGCCCTAAATGGCGATAATGTTGTTGAAGAAAGTAGCAATATGTCTTGGTATCCTGGTGCCACTTTAATGAAATTATTAAATACCATTAAAGTTGATGATCAGAAGAGCTTTACACAATTTCGTTTACAAGTGCAGTATGTTAACCGCCCGAACTTAGATTTTAGGGGCTTTGCTGGCACAGTTGGCTCAGGACATGTTCGCGTTGGTGATGAAATTGTTGCTTTGCCATCAGGTAAAGAGAGCAAAATAAAATCTATAGTTACTTTTGAAGGTGACATTGAACGTGCTGACCACGGTATGGCTGTAACTTTAACGCTTGAAGATGAAATTGATATCAGTCGCGGTGAAATGATTGTTAAAAAAGGTCATATCCCTTCTTCAGCCAAAGAGCTAAGTGCCACTATTGTTTGGATGCACGAAGACGAGCTAGAACCAGGTCGTGAGTATTATATTAAGCACGGTAGTAAGCTTACTACCGGACATGCGGTTAAAATTGATCACCGTATTGATGTGAATACGTTAGAGAAATTCGATGTTGATCAATTAGCGCTAAATGAAATCGGTGTTGCACATTTTGAAGTTTCTGAAGCGTTACATTTTGATGCTTATGGTGATAATAAGGCCACAGGTGCTTTTATTATTATCGACCGATTGAGTAACGTTACCGTGGGTGCGGGCATGATTAATGGCGCACTTGAAGCACAGCAAGAGCATCAGTACTCAGCGTTTGAAAAAGAACTGAATACCTTAGTTCGTAAGCACTTCCCACATTGGGGCGCGCGCGATTTATTGAAGTAG
- a CDS encoding SLC13 family permease — MLLTQWLLVAIFALTLIGLVCFPNKPERVFGSTTLLCLAASFVSTDDILSNAVNPGLVTLLLLVLCSFAYERTSIIRRISALMLNGKAATASFRTLVFTALSSALISNTAVVATLISVVKKNTVVNPGKLLLPLSFAAILGGTLTLIGTSTNLIVNSLWLEQGQESLGFFDFTLVGGSALIACLLIILLRQNTLADMPNEQLEVKEYLVEAQVKPNSKLVGKSIEDNGLRNLDTLFLVELVRDGRLISPVTPDEVIQPQDRLIFSGDISKVLVLQQFDGLSLFAEEDGLLRENLTEVLIKHDSAIVGETLKTAGFRARFDAAVVAIRREGTSLSGKLGDITVQAGDFLVLAVGSDFCARTNLTKNFFILSGHKPDNMLSGWRDSLAIFGFIIAIALTMVTSISLLSSLMFYLALLILSGCLTVNEIKRRFPIEIWLIVLGALTLAQAFEHSGVAAVFANEIEHLLAGQSAIIAMVVIFFITLILTEVITNSAAAALVFPVAYNIALGLGVNPLPLVMAVAFGASGSFISPYGYQTNIMVFNAGNYKVADFIKFGWPITLTYSFVVLMLLPKVFPF; from the coding sequence ATGTTGTTAACGCAGTGGCTACTGGTCGCAATATTTGCATTAACGTTGATCGGGCTGGTTTGTTTTCCTAATAAACCCGAGCGCGTTTTTGGTAGCACAACGTTACTGTGTTTAGCGGCGTCATTTGTGAGTACTGATGATATTCTCAGTAATGCCGTTAATCCTGGCTTAGTCACGTTATTATTATTAGTGTTATGTTCATTTGCTTATGAGCGCACCAGTATTATAAGGCGTATATCTGCGTTAATGCTGAACGGAAAAGCTGCTACGGCAAGCTTTAGAACGCTTGTTTTTACGGCGTTAAGTTCAGCGTTAATCAGTAATACTGCCGTGGTTGCCACGCTAATTTCGGTAGTGAAAAAGAATACCGTGGTTAATCCTGGTAAATTATTATTACCTCTGTCATTCGCCGCTATTCTTGGTGGCACGTTAACCTTAATTGGTACTTCTACTAACTTAATTGTAAATTCACTTTGGCTTGAACAAGGCCAAGAAAGCTTAGGTTTTTTTGACTTTACGTTAGTCGGTGGTTCGGCATTAATCGCTTGTTTGCTGATTATATTATTACGCCAAAATACCCTAGCTGATATGCCAAATGAGCAATTAGAGGTTAAGGAATACCTTGTTGAAGCACAAGTTAAACCAAACTCTAAACTTGTTGGCAAAAGCATTGAAGATAATGGCTTAAGAAATTTAGATACGCTGTTCTTAGTTGAACTTGTGCGCGACGGACGGCTGATTTCACCAGTGACACCTGATGAAGTTATTCAACCGCAAGACAGACTTATATTTAGTGGAGATATCAGTAAAGTATTGGTATTACAGCAATTTGACGGTTTATCGTTATTTGCTGAAGAAGATGGTTTATTGCGTGAAAACTTGACTGAAGTCTTGATTAAACATGATTCTGCTATTGTTGGTGAAACCTTAAAAACGGCAGGCTTTCGAGCTAGATTTGATGCCGCAGTGGTTGCTATTCGCCGAGAGGGCACTTCGCTTTCTGGCAAGCTGGGTGATATTACCGTTCAAGCGGGCGATTTCTTAGTATTAGCGGTGGGCTCTGATTTTTGTGCTCGCACGAATTTAACGAAAAACTTTTTTATACTTTCCGGCCATAAACCTGACAACATGCTGTCAGGTTGGCGCGACTCTTTAGCTATTTTTGGTTTTATTATTGCTATTGCACTGACCATGGTTACCAGCATAAGTTTATTATCGAGCTTAATGTTTTACCTTGCCCTGTTAATTTTATCAGGGTGTTTAACGGTTAATGAAATTAAGCGCCGTTTTCCGATTGAAATATGGTTAATTGTGTTAGGTGCGTTAACTTTAGCGCAAGCGTTTGAGCATAGTGGCGTTGCAGCTGTTTTTGCCAATGAAATTGAACATTTATTGGCAGGGCAAAGTGCGATAATTGCCATGGTAGTGATATTTTTTATTACCTTGATATTGACGGAAGTTATCACGAACAGCGCCGCTGCCGCTTTGGTATTTCCTGTTGCTTACAATATTGCACTTGGTTTAGGGGTTAATCCTTTACCTTTGGTCATGGCGGTTGCCTTTGGTGCTAGTGGCAGTTTTATAAGCCCTTATGGTTATCAAACCAATATTATGGTGTTTAATGCCGGTAATTATAAAGTGGCCGACTTTATTAAATTTGGTTGGCCGATAACGCTGACTTATAGTTTTGTAGTGTTAATGTTGCTACCTAAGGTTTTTCCGTTTTAA